One Aegilops tauschii subsp. strangulata cultivar AL8/78 chromosome 7, Aet v6.0, whole genome shotgun sequence genomic window carries:
- the LOC109774895 gene encoding AUGMIN subunit 2 codes for MAAAQKPAKRLGGMAEALAIAGDLGFPAPPAQEDQNTSDKSDDLVRVLRELTVVQRNIANLQVELQGRKDDKNIAHLTHVSEMEKKCESLARITAILKDVIQNKDRIIARLQQPYSLDCIPVEAEYQKQFSELLLKAASDYGALTASVGDFQWSQNFRESPAVWGEMLRPIPAALASCTRFFEAMSAMRESFSTLQTLRVGPSSLSMTPGGSSDDSKFLTPPQWREGSMLNSWNQVDDVNPESDGLDSVNQRRLSWPSSINRDL; via the exons ATGGCGGCGGCGCAGAAGCCGGCGAAGCGGCTCGGTGGCATGGCAGAGGCGCTCGCCATCGCCGGGGACCTCGGCTTCCCGGCCCCTCCCGCGCAG GAAGATCAGAACACCTCGGACAAAAGTGATGACCTGGTGAGGGTATTAAGGGAGCTGACGGTCGTGCAGCGGAACATTGCCAATTTGCAAGTCGAGCTACAAGGCAGAAAG GATGATAAAAACATTGCTCATTTGACTCATGTCAGTGAAATGGAAAAGAAGTGTGAATCTTTGGCCAGAATTACTGCTATTTTGAAAGATGTTATTCAAAACAAG GACCGCATTATTGCACGTCTGCAGCAACCTTACTCGCTTGATTGCATTCCTGTTGAAGCTGAATACCAG AAACAATTCTCGGAGCTACTTCTGAAAGCGGCAAGTGACTATGGGGCATTGACAGCATCGGTTGGAGATTTCCAgtggagtcaaaacttcagagAGTCGCCTGCTGTATGGGGT GAAATGCTACGACCGATACCTGCTGCGCTCGCATCCTGCACCCGGTTCTTCGAGGCCATGTCCGCGATGAGGGAATCCTTTTCTACTCTGCAAACACTACGTGTTGGCCCTTCTTCTCTGTCAATGACCCCAGGTGGCTCCAGTGACGATTCGAAATTCTTGACGCCACCTCAGTGGAGAGAGGGCTCGATGCTCAATAGCTGGAACCAAGTGGACGACGTAAACCCTGAAAGTGATGGACTCGACAGTGTCAACCAGAGGAGGCTGTCATGGCCATCCTCCATTAACAGGGACCTGTAG